A single Leptolyngbya ohadii IS1 DNA region contains:
- the der gene encoding ribosome biogenesis GTPase Der codes for MPLPVVAVIGRPNVGKSTIVNRLTGAKDAIVHDEPGVTRDRTYRPAFWRDREFLVVDTGGLVFDDETEFLPLIREQAEAALAEASAAVFVVDGQAGLTAADESIAGWLRQQSVPVLIAVNKCESIEQGLAQTAEFWSLGLGEPYAVSGIHGNGTGELLDDLLPYLPAIENLEEEDEIRVAIVGRPNVGKSSLLNAFVGENRAIVSPISGTTRDAIDMLVERDGKRYRLIDTAGIRKKKNVEYGPEFFGINRSFKAIRRANVVLLVVDALDGVTEQDQKLAGRIEEEGRACILVVNKWDAIEKDSHTIYDYERQIKERLHFLEWAEMIFVSAQTGQRVEKILELVNTAAEQHQRRVSTSVINEVLEEALRWHTPPTTRQGRQGRIYYGTQVSAQPPSIALFVNDPKLFNENYRRYIERQFRQQLGFTGSPIRLFWRGKKVREVERNTANRATRV; via the coding sequence ATGCCCTTACCCGTTGTTGCTGTAATTGGTCGCCCTAATGTGGGCAAATCGACGATCGTGAACCGTCTGACGGGCGCAAAAGACGCCATTGTCCACGACGAACCGGGCGTCACTCGCGATCGAACCTATCGTCCTGCTTTCTGGCGCGATCGGGAATTCCTGGTTGTGGATACCGGCGGTCTGGTGTTTGACGATGAAACGGAATTTCTGCCCCTGATTCGGGAGCAGGCGGAAGCTGCTTTGGCTGAGGCAAGTGCGGCAGTGTTTGTGGTAGACGGGCAGGCAGGGTTGACGGCAGCGGATGAGTCGATCGCGGGTTGGCTACGTCAACAGTCTGTTCCGGTGCTGATCGCGGTGAACAAGTGCGAATCGATCGAGCAAGGGCTGGCGCAAACGGCGGAATTCTGGTCGCTGGGACTGGGCGAACCCTATGCGGTTTCCGGCATTCACGGGAACGGCACCGGAGAACTGCTGGATGACCTGCTGCCCTATTTGCCTGCGATCGAAAATCTGGAGGAGGAGGACGAAATCCGCGTGGCGATCGTGGGTCGTCCGAATGTGGGCAAGTCCAGCCTGCTGAATGCCTTTGTGGGCGAGAATCGGGCGATCGTCAGTCCCATTTCCGGCACAACGCGGGATGCGATCGATATGCTCGTGGAGCGGGACGGCAAGCGCTATCGTCTGATTGATACTGCCGGGATTCGCAAGAAAAAGAATGTGGAGTACGGTCCCGAATTCTTTGGAATTAACCGATCGTTTAAGGCAATCCGACGGGCGAATGTGGTGCTGCTGGTAGTTGATGCACTGGACGGCGTCACAGAACAGGATCAAAAGCTTGCCGGACGAATCGAAGAAGAGGGACGCGCCTGCATTCTGGTGGTGAATAAGTGGGATGCGATCGAAAAAGATTCCCATACCATCTATGACTACGAGCGGCAGATTAAGGAGCGGCTGCACTTCCTGGAATGGGCAGAGATGATTTTTGTCAGCGCCCAGACCGGGCAGCGGGTTGAGAAGATTCTGGAACTGGTGAATACCGCAGCAGAGCAGCACCAGCGGCGCGTCAGTACATCCGTTATCAACGAAGTTCTGGAAGAAGCACTGCGCTGGCATACCCCGCCCACTACACGGCAGGGACGGCAGGGCAGAATCTACTACGGCACGCAGGTCAGTGCCCAGCCCCCGTCGATCGCCCTGTTTGTCAACGACCCTAAGCTGTTTAACGAAAACTATCGCCGCTATATCGAACGGCAGTTCCGTCAGCAGCTTGGCTTTACGGGGTCTCCAATTCGGCTCTTCTGGCGCGGGAAGAAAGTGCGGGAAGTCGAGCGGAACACGGCAAACCGAGCCACCAGGGTCTAG
- the pipX gene encoding transcriptional coactivator PipX translates to MPDSASSQSTQSSESRMSSETYLNHPTFGLLYRVCVVDDSRELFATLYAQRLFFVVTTTGQGIQFEPIGRSDSRILVEGRLRELRRTGQYGEHGKLQTVHQQTFQ, encoded by the coding sequence ATGCCTGATTCCGCCAGTTCTCAATCTACTCAATCCTCCGAAAGCCGGATGAGCAGCGAAACCTACTTGAATCATCCAACGTTCGGACTACTGTACCGTGTCTGCGTGGTTGATGACAGCCGAGAACTGTTTGCAACGCTCTATGCTCAACGCCTATTTTTTGTAGTTACAACGACGGGGCAGGGAATTCAGTTTGAGCCGATCGGTCGGAGCGATTCTCGCATTTTGGTTGAAGGACGCCTGCGCGAGCTGCGGCGAACCGGGCAGTACGGCGAACATGGCAAGCTACAGACTGTTCATCAGCAAACGTTTCAATAG
- a CDS encoding J domain-containing protein, with protein sequence MAKVNHYDTLELSPSASQAEIKQAYRRLAKQFHPDVNPEAAGHDRIAQINAAYEVLGDPRQRQSYDRQMSYGQTERFDPRAETQRSQRAAAAQRQHQKRQTGQDNDIELQLWLKKVYQPVNRMLNRILGSLREQINALAADPFDDELLEEFQAYLEDCRSDLQQAQRSFRSLPNPPSVAGVAAHLYYCLNQVSDGLDELERFVTSYDDHYLHTGQELFRIAKGLKREAQAAIKEVTR encoded by the coding sequence ATGGCAAAGGTTAATCACTATGACACGCTGGAGCTTAGCCCCTCGGCGAGCCAGGCAGAAATTAAGCAAGCCTATCGGCGTCTCGCAAAACAATTTCATCCCGATGTAAATCCTGAAGCCGCAGGACACGATCGCATCGCGCAAATCAACGCCGCCTACGAAGTACTGGGCGATCCCCGGCAGCGACAGTCCTACGATCGCCAGATGTCCTATGGTCAGACTGAGCGCTTTGACCCCCGCGCCGAGACTCAGCGAAGCCAGCGTGCCGCCGCAGCCCAACGCCAGCACCAGAAACGGCAAACCGGACAGGATAACGACATTGAATTACAGCTCTGGCTGAAGAAGGTCTACCAGCCCGTCAACCGAATGCTGAATCGCATTTTGGGTTCCCTGCGGGAGCAGATCAATGCACTGGCGGCTGATCCCTTTGATGATGAATTGCTGGAGGAGTTTCAGGCGTATCTGGAGGACTGCCGATCGGACTTGCAGCAGGCACAGCGATCGTTTCGCTCCCTCCCGAATCCGCCCAGTGTGGCAGGGGTGGCAGCCCATCTTTACTACTGTTTGAATCAGGTAAGCGACGGTCTAGATGAGCTAGAGCGATTTGTTACCAGCTACGACGATCATTATTTACATACTGGGCAGGAACTTTTTCGGATTGCAAAAGGCTTAAAGCGCGAGGCACAGGCAGCAATTAAAGAAGTGACTCGCTGA
- a CDS encoding energy-coupling factor transporter transmembrane component T family protein: protein MDLLRSLPIGLYLEQPITWLHRIDARVKLGWLLTLMLTPISANPWWRLSLVGWLLLFTLATRLPFRVWKKQMGLVLFFSLLLFTVTLFAPDGLTVPNQSRLPADEFVQPQGSPPAANGSSSAQNSPQINSLPQPTNYRYVLFERGNIRVTRRSVELAVRVGTFMFVLIYSTNLYLLTTAPEEITAGLEDLMQPLRRFNVPVTEIVLTLTLSLRFIPLVLEEVQNLVRSVRTRAINWKKIGFRGSTQVWSAVAEKLVDNLLVRAEQIASAMQVRGFTSPDRHQVQWHQLKLGTLDWVALGGIAVFWIARFAIGG, encoded by the coding sequence ATGGACTTATTACGATCGCTGCCGATTGGTCTGTATCTGGAACAGCCGATCACCTGGCTTCACCGCATTGATGCCAGAGTTAAATTAGGCTGGCTGCTCACCCTGATGCTGACGCCCATCTCGGCAAACCCCTGGTGGAGACTTTCCCTGGTCGGCTGGCTGCTGCTGTTTACCCTGGCAACCCGGCTGCCGTTTCGCGTCTGGAAAAAGCAAATGGGGCTGGTGCTATTTTTTAGCCTGCTGCTGTTTACAGTAACGCTCTTCGCGCCGGATGGGCTTACCGTACCGAATCAGTCTCGTCTGCCTGCCGACGAATTCGTGCAGCCCCAGGGCAGTCCGCCTGCGGCAAATGGCTCCAGTTCGGCACAAAACTCTCCGCAAATTAATTCCTTGCCCCAGCCGACAAACTATCGCTACGTGCTGTTTGAGCGAGGCAATATTCGCGTCACCCGACGATCAGTTGAGTTGGCAGTGCGGGTGGGCACCTTTATGTTTGTGCTAATCTACAGCACCAACCTCTATTTACTTACCACTGCTCCAGAAGAAATTACGGCGGGACTGGAAGATCTGATGCAGCCGCTGCGCCGCTTTAATGTCCCCGTCACCGAGATTGTCCTGACGCTGACTCTTTCGCTGCGGTTTATTCCCCTGGTGCTGGAGGAAGTGCAAAACCTGGTGAGATCGGTGCGGACGCGAGCCATTAACTGGAAGAAAATTGGCTTTCGAGGTTCAACTCAGGTCTGGTCAGCCGTTGCCGAAAAGCTGGTGGACAACCTGCTGGTTCGAGCCGAGCAGATTGCTAGCGCTATGCAGGTACGGGGATTTACCTCCCCCGATCGCCATCAAGTGCAGTGGCATCAGCTTAAATTAGGCACGCTAGATTGGGTTGCACTGGGCGGTATTGCTGTGTTCTGGATTGCGCGATTTGCGATCGGCGGTTAG